The proteins below come from a single Psychrobacter sp. PL19 genomic window:
- the dinB gene encoding DNA polymerase IV — protein sequence MTDSSKPTPRKIIHLDMDAFYASVEQRDFPELRGKPLVVGGDPKGRGVVAAASYEVRQFGVRSAMSCYEARKRCPDVIFVPPRFEVYRSVSVHIREIMQSLTPKVEPLSLDEAYLDVTGLQVHQGSATLMANWLRAQILEQTGLTASAGVSFNKMLAKIASDLNKPNGTAIITPEAADAFISTLPIERFHGIGKATAKRLHALNIRTGADLRRTPAAVLVYEFGKRGQFYHDIAHGRDERPVKSERQHKSVGSETTFRENLDSDHELRAQIYEQNSDAFGQMYNKQLIAYTITLKIKYADFTQITRSHTVATAFVSVESAHYWLDKLFLDIPRTLSIRLVGVTYSSLTPATQVLPQLRLFE from the coding sequence ATGACAGACTCTAGCAAACCGACGCCGCGTAAGATTATCCACCTCGATATGGACGCCTTTTATGCCAGTGTAGAACAGCGCGATTTCCCTGAACTCCGTGGCAAGCCTTTAGTAGTTGGTGGCGACCCTAAAGGACGCGGTGTGGTCGCTGCGGCCAGTTATGAAGTGCGCCAATTCGGTGTGCGCTCGGCAATGTCGTGCTACGAAGCCCGCAAACGTTGTCCAGATGTGATATTTGTACCACCACGTTTTGAGGTATATCGTTCAGTCAGCGTCCATATTCGAGAGATTATGCAGAGCTTGACCCCAAAGGTTGAACCCTTATCTTTAGATGAGGCTTATCTGGATGTTACTGGACTACAAGTGCATCAAGGTTCAGCAACCCTAATGGCCAATTGGCTACGGGCGCAAATATTAGAGCAAACAGGACTGACCGCGTCTGCAGGTGTCTCATTCAATAAAATGCTGGCCAAAATTGCTTCTGATCTTAATAAGCCTAATGGGACAGCGATTATCACCCCAGAGGCTGCCGATGCCTTTATTAGCACACTGCCTATTGAGCGCTTTCATGGTATTGGCAAAGCAACGGCCAAACGTTTGCATGCTTTGAATATTCGTACTGGTGCTGACCTACGACGGACGCCGGCAGCAGTATTGGTATACGAGTTTGGCAAGCGCGGACAGTTTTATCATGATATTGCTCATGGTCGAGATGAGCGTCCCGTTAAATCTGAGCGTCAACATAAATCTGTCGGCTCTGAGACTACTTTTAGGGAAAATTTAGATAGTGATCATGAGCTACGAGCGCAAATTTACGAACAAAATTCTGACGCCTTTGGCCAAATGTACAATAAGCAGCTGATTGCCTATACCATCACTCTCAAGATTAAGTATGCTGATTTTACCCAGATTACACGTTCACACACCGTAGCTACGGCTTTTGTCAGCGTCGAATCCGCACATTATTGGTTAGACAAGTTATTTTTAGACATTCCGCGTACCTTGTCTATTAGGCTAGTCGGTGTAACCTATTCTTCATTAACGCCTGCCACGCAAGTTCTACCGCAGTTAAGATTATTTGAATGA
- a CDS encoding alpha/beta fold hydrolase, protein MKILSEWQQQGRFESINGQQIFTRQAGDKNAPALLLIHGFPSASWDWEGMWDELTQHYYVITLDMLGFGLSDKPQNARYLISQQADICQNLLHKLGISDYHILAHDYGDTVAQELLARQVDGSSDMHTAAYLQFRNSIG, encoded by the coding sequence ATGAAAATCTTGAGTGAATGGCAACAGCAGGGGCGATTTGAGTCCATTAACGGTCAGCAAATTTTTACTCGTCAGGCGGGGGATAAAAATGCGCCAGCATTATTGTTAATTCATGGGTTTCCTAGTGCCAGTTGGGACTGGGAAGGTATGTGGGATGAGCTCACACAACATTATTACGTGATTACCCTCGATATGTTGGGGTTTGGCTTGTCAGACAAACCTCAGAACGCGCGCTACTTAATCAGTCAACAAGCAGATATCTGTCAGAATCTTTTGCATAAACTTGGTATCAGTGACTATCATATTTTAGCCCACGATTATGGTGACACAGTTGCTCAAGAGTTATTAGCAAGGCAAGTGGATGGTAGTAGTGACATGCACACAGCTGCTTATCTGCAGTTTAGGAATAGTATTGGCTAA
- the queA gene encoding tRNA preQ1(34) S-adenosylmethionine ribosyltransferase-isomerase QueA produces the protein MTHSHTVITENNANTNDSLVEYLSVADYDYELPDNLIARYPLAQRSASKLLYVPTSVQTTSTSQPEDHLFTELPDLLHAGDLIVFNDTKVMKARLFGNKDTGGKIEVLIERLIDSTDSRSKPISSESDTNNEPLPKRQHVALCHIKASKAPKLGQRLVLADGHMHCEMIGRQDNLFILAFDAPILPNLECYGELPIPPYFERHADATDNTRYQTVFHDPAKLASVAAPTASLHFDETVLNMLAAKGINTAFVTLHVGAGTFAPVKTDNLLNHTMHSEYAHLPQATADLINQTHANGRQVIAIGTTVTRVLETAYQKTAVKGQALSSWSGDTDIFIYPGFKFGVIDRLLTNFHLPKSTLLMLVSAFSGKESIENAYQHAIDTQYRFFSYGDAMLLDKVES, from the coding sequence ATGACCCACTCTCACACTGTAATTACTGAAAATAATGCCAATACCAATGACTCCCTTGTAGAGTATTTGAGTGTGGCGGATTATGATTATGAGCTACCTGATAATCTGATTGCGCGCTATCCGTTGGCGCAGCGTTCAGCCTCAAAGTTGCTATACGTGCCCACTAGCGTTCAGACAACATCTACCAGTCAGCCAGAAGATCACCTATTTACTGAGCTGCCCGACTTACTGCATGCGGGCGATTTGATTGTGTTTAACGACACTAAAGTTATGAAAGCACGACTGTTCGGCAATAAAGACACGGGTGGCAAGATTGAAGTATTGATTGAGCGTTTAATAGATAGTACTGATTCCCGTTCAAAGCCTATTAGCAGCGAGTCAGATACTAATAACGAGCCACTACCTAAGAGGCAACATGTCGCGCTATGCCATATAAAAGCCAGTAAAGCCCCTAAACTTGGTCAACGTTTGGTACTTGCTGACGGTCATATGCATTGTGAGATGATTGGACGCCAAGACAACTTGTTTATTCTAGCCTTTGATGCGCCCATTTTACCTAATCTCGAATGTTATGGTGAACTACCCATCCCGCCCTACTTTGAGCGCCATGCAGACGCCACTGACAATACCCGTTATCAAACTGTTTTTCATGACCCTGCTAAGCTTGCCAGCGTCGCAGCGCCCACGGCCAGCTTACATTTTGATGAGACAGTATTAAATATGCTAGCCGCAAAAGGCATCAATACCGCTTTTGTTACCTTGCACGTCGGTGCTGGTACTTTTGCACCGGTAAAAACCGACAACCTGCTTAATCATACTATGCATAGTGAATATGCACATCTACCACAAGCCACCGCGGATCTAATCAATCAAACGCATGCTAATGGCAGACAAGTTATAGCCATTGGTACTACCGTGACGCGCGTTCTTGAAACGGCTTATCAAAAAACAGCCGTGAAAGGTCAAGCACTTTCTAGTTGGTCTGGAGATACTGATATCTTCATTTACCCCGGGTTTAAGTTTGGGGTTATTGATCGCTTATTAACCAATTTTCATCTCCCTAAGTCCACCTTGTTAATGCTAGTATCCGCATTTTCAGGTAAAGAATCCATCGAAAATGCTTATCAACATGCCATTGATACCCAGTATCGATTTTTTAGTTACGGCGACGCCATGTTACTCGACAAAGTTGAAAGTTAA
- a CDS encoding polyprenyl synthetase family protein: MIQTKAVVLPKASLILKQCEENMNFRLKDNQPALFHLNSGGNRSRAKFCLEAGVALQLPIKSIIALACTIELLHNASLIHDDIQDSEAVRRGRQAVWKKYGKSHAICAGDVMISAAYGALADIGSHPALAALLGQTHQAVSTTIKGQSQDLDATDNVSEKEYEKIAAMKSGPLIQLTLSLPLLMADMGEHVETAHNALQKFAVAYQIVDDLGDWQQDLQQNHLNLINLLALSCGIDEAIDTAQNRAQYLLRQCEKDLALLPANCAASIIKASQALLAKTRVSVYE, encoded by the coding sequence ATGATACAAACTAAAGCGGTCGTATTACCAAAAGCATCTCTCATTCTGAAACAGTGTGAAGAAAACATGAATTTCAGATTAAAGGATAACCAACCCGCCCTATTTCACCTAAATAGCGGTGGCAATAGATCCCGTGCAAAGTTCTGTTTAGAAGCAGGCGTTGCGCTGCAATTGCCGATAAAATCGATAATTGCGTTAGCTTGTACTATCGAATTACTGCATAACGCATCACTAATACATGATGACATTCAAGACTCAGAAGCCGTGCGACGAGGCAGGCAGGCAGTGTGGAAAAAATATGGCAAATCGCATGCTATTTGCGCCGGCGATGTCATGATATCCGCTGCATACGGAGCGCTCGCTGACATTGGTTCACATCCAGCTCTAGCAGCACTATTGGGGCAAACACATCAAGCGGTCAGCACCACCATCAAAGGGCAATCACAAGACCTTGACGCCACAGATAATGTGAGTGAAAAAGAATATGAAAAAATTGCGGCTATGAAGTCAGGCCCTTTAATTCAACTCACCCTTTCTTTACCTCTGCTTATGGCAGATATGGGAGAGCACGTAGAAACGGCTCATAACGCATTACAAAAATTCGCTGTCGCCTATCAAATAGTGGATGACCTTGGCGATTGGCAGCAAGACTTGCAGCAAAACCACCTCAACCTTATCAATTTGTTAGCATTGAGCTGTGGTATTGACGAGGCCATCGATACTGCGCAAAACCGTGCGCAATATTTATTAAGACAGTGTGAAAAAGACCTAGCATTACTTCCAGCTAATTGTGCGGCATCAATTATTAAAGCTTCGCAGGCCTTATTGGCAAAAACGAGGGTAAGTGTTTATGAATAA
- a CDS encoding type IV pilus assembly protein FimV, with product MSWELPHRLATVHRAVSITLLCSVSSVVISIAAQAATIGKTRVMSAQYEPLAANIIINNIEASYFSASLANPVVYQQMGLTPTDSITVRFQLTSSNTGLLLISTTQPISEPFVDIVLTINDGGQRKVIPKTLLMPLNDNLSIQTDNTLITGAQRPSLAVSSVNSAKPLTIRPGTPPSLISPRWSMPNVQTSSQAQTLILSTAVMPTLPTNNLTNAPNTTTIDLSTPSIYLNNSTPVAGITDKQLDILNIQVTRQIKPAAFIDQDPGQLRANAQLNLPSYSVISSQQGSKHRDIGNSQVATATHY from the coding sequence ATGTCTTGGGAGTTACCTCATCGCTTGGCCACCGTTCATCGTGCAGTGTCAATAACACTACTCTGTTCAGTGAGCTCGGTGGTAATATCAATTGCTGCACAAGCGGCAACTATCGGTAAGACAAGAGTGATGTCCGCTCAGTATGAGCCTTTAGCGGCTAATATTATAATTAATAATATTGAGGCATCTTATTTTTCAGCCAGCCTGGCAAATCCCGTTGTTTACCAGCAGATGGGCCTAACGCCTACCGACTCAATCACAGTGCGCTTTCAGCTTACCTCGTCCAATACGGGGCTGTTACTTATCAGTACGACTCAACCGATATCTGAGCCATTTGTTGATATAGTTTTGACTATTAATGATGGCGGTCAACGCAAAGTTATTCCTAAAACATTGCTCATGCCTCTTAATGACAACCTGTCGATTCAAACAGATAATACCCTCATCACAGGTGCACAAAGGCCAAGTTTGGCCGTAAGTTCAGTCAATAGTGCTAAACCGCTGACCATTAGACCAGGTACACCACCTTCATTAATATCACCTAGGTGGTCAATGCCCAATGTTCAGACATCATCTCAAGCTCAAACGTTAATCTTGTCGACAGCAGTAATGCCGACGCTACCAACAAATAACCTGACTAATGCTCCTAATACCACTACTATTGATCTCAGCACTCCTAGTATTTACTTGAATAACAGTACGCCAGTGGCGGGTATAACAGATAAACAGCTCGACATCTTAAACATACAAGTGACACGGCAAATAAAGCCTGCTGCTTTTATTGATCAAGACCCCGGTCAGCTCAGAGCCAATGCTCAGCTAAACCTACCCAGTTATAGTGTGATTTCATCACAACAAGGGTCTAAACATAGAGATATTGGCAACTCTCAAGTCGCCACAGCAACGCACTACTAG
- a CDS encoding class II aldolase/adducin family protein codes for MQTDSVPILQHNVTEQEWQMRVNLAACYRLIASYGWDDLVFTHISARVPDTEDEFLINPYGLLFEEITASNLVKVNQAGEKVSPSEYDVNPAGFTIHSAVHEARSDAHCVLHLHTSDGVAVSTQKQGLLPISQQSLFPLSNLAYHDYEGIALNPEEKVRLVADLGSANFMILRNHGLLTCASSVADAFLYMYIMQKACEIQIKAQSSGNELTLIPAHILAGIQAASDEVTKGANGDIAWPALLRKLRRTDPSFEK; via the coding sequence ATGCAGACTGATTCAGTACCGATTTTACAACATAATGTAACAGAACAAGAGTGGCAAATGAGAGTAAATCTTGCTGCTTGCTATAGACTGATCGCCTCATATGGTTGGGATGATTTAGTATTCACTCATATCTCTGCACGAGTGCCAGATACTGAGGATGAATTTTTGATTAATCCTTATGGCTTATTGTTTGAAGAAATTACCGCTTCTAACTTAGTTAAAGTGAATCAAGCGGGTGAAAAGGTGTCGCCATCAGAATATGACGTTAATCCGGCGGGATTTACCATTCATAGTGCTGTACACGAGGCACGTAGCGATGCTCATTGTGTGCTCCATCTTCATACTAGTGACGGCGTCGCTGTGTCTACTCAGAAGCAAGGCTTACTGCCTATATCCCAGCAATCGCTATTTCCGTTATCTAACTTGGCCTATCACGACTACGAAGGGATCGCATTAAACCCTGAAGAAAAGGTGCGTCTAGTCGCTGATTTGGGTAGTGCCAACTTTATGATTTTACGCAATCATGGCTTACTCACCTGTGCTAGCAGCGTTGCGGATGCATTTTTATACATGTATATCATGCAAAAAGCATGCGAGATTCAAATCAAAGCGCAAAGTAGTGGCAATGAATTGACACTCATACCAGCACACATATTAGCGGGTATCCAAGCGGCGTCAGATGAGGTGACCAAGGGTGCAAATGGTGATATTGCTTGGCCTGCCCTGCTAAGAAAATTGCGCCGAACTGATCCCTCATTTGAGAAATAA
- a CDS encoding asparaginase: MSLSSIVTTASNPIQLIYAGGTFGSYGRPLTPLSAEVFLPTLQQLLAEHNDTARLPAISWLDNTLIKDSSQLTPSDFTHFYKLLLKAYEQGHRRFVLITGTDTLSYLGAFLAEAFAGSDLCLVVTGSMSPLLDSEILQQYSVDASSDAWDNLNESLRVAAAGESGVKISFGGESWAAQTVQKIHSHDFMAFTGHSRAAYPANSYIKSLPATRQQHWIDDQNAVLDNIQTRAEQAHVHALYCLPNDPDMLSNQLQALLIQPPCGIILLGFGAGNVPYSSTLAETLQLAYERGHMVICASQCPFGGVSDSYAAGSWQYDYHVIAGGRLTIPAIYARLLWLLLRYDTPARRRQRWTHSVNQTGITIKKR; encoded by the coding sequence ATGTCCTTATCCTCTATCGTAACAACGGCATCTAACCCCATTCAGCTTATTTATGCTGGTGGTACTTTTGGTAGCTATGGGCGGCCGTTAACGCCGTTGTCAGCAGAAGTTTTTTTGCCCACATTGCAACAACTGCTTGCTGAGCATAATGATACCGCAAGACTGCCTGCTATCTCATGGTTAGATAACACCTTAATCAAAGACAGCAGCCAGCTGACCCCTAGTGACTTTACACACTTTTATAAGTTACTATTAAAGGCCTATGAGCAAGGACATCGGCGTTTTGTCTTAATAACGGGTACCGATACCTTAAGTTATCTGGGCGCTTTTTTAGCGGAGGCCTTTGCAGGTAGTGATCTTTGTTTAGTCGTTACCGGCAGTATGAGCCCGTTATTAGACAGTGAAATACTTCAACAATATAGCGTTGATGCCAGTAGTGATGCTTGGGACAATCTCAACGAGTCGTTAAGGGTAGCCGCTGCGGGAGAATCAGGCGTCAAGATTAGCTTCGGCGGTGAGTCGTGGGCGGCGCAAACGGTACAAAAAATACACAGCCATGACTTTATGGCCTTTACCGGTCACTCGCGGGCCGCTTATCCGGCGAACAGTTATATTAAGTCACTGCCAGCTACCCGGCAGCAACACTGGATTGATGATCAAAATGCAGTATTAGACAACATCCAAACCCGAGCTGAGCAAGCGCACGTACACGCCTTATACTGCCTACCAAATGATCCTGACATGTTGAGCAATCAGCTACAAGCATTATTAATACAGCCGCCATGTGGCATTATATTGTTAGGCTTTGGTGCCGGTAATGTGCCTTATTCATCAACGCTAGCGGAAACCCTACAGCTCGCCTATGAGCGAGGTCACATGGTAATATGTGCCAGTCAATGTCCGTTCGGCGGGGTCAGTGACAGTTATGCTGCTGGCAGTTGGCAATACGATTATCACGTTATCGCGGGTGGACGCTTAACCATTCCTGCTATTTATGCGCGATTACTGTGGTTATTACTGCGTTATGATACGCCTGCACGGCGGCGACAGCGCTGGACACATAGCGTCAATCAGACGGGCATAACCATTAAAAAACGGTAG
- a CDS encoding bacteriorhodopsin-like, which yields MTTKNAHNETKSFSLSQVSVNLKMIFTVLFLSLLPSFANAAANLAADDFVGISFWLISMALMAATVFFLWETQSVTAKWKTSLVVSGLVTFIAAVHYFYMRDVWIATQSTPTVYRYIDWLLTVPLLMIEFYLILRAIGVAKAGIFWRLLIGTLVMLIPGYMAEAGFLNITVGFIIGMLGWFYILYEIFFGEAGKAAEREASPAVKYAYKAMRWIVTVGWAIYPIGFVLGYMTGTADQDALNIVYNFADLVNKVAFGLLIWYAATSESQGVAEKHV from the coding sequence ATGACTACAAAAAATGCACATAATGAAACAAAAAGCTTCTCGTTGAGTCAGGTCAGTGTTAACTTAAAAATGATATTCACCGTATTGTTTTTATCACTGCTTCCAAGCTTTGCAAATGCCGCAGCCAATTTAGCTGCTGACGATTTCGTCGGTATCTCATTTTGGTTGATTTCTATGGCATTAATGGCAGCTACTGTGTTTTTCCTTTGGGAAACTCAAAGTGTTACTGCAAAATGGAAAACATCCCTGGTAGTATCAGGGTTGGTGACCTTTATTGCGGCCGTTCATTATTTCTATATGCGCGATGTGTGGATAGCGACTCAATCCACACCTACCGTATATAGATATATAGATTGGTTATTAACGGTACCATTACTAATGATCGAATTTTATTTGATCTTACGTGCTATTGGCGTAGCAAAGGCTGGAATTTTCTGGCGTTTGTTAATTGGTACTTTAGTAATGCTTATTCCTGGTTATATGGCGGAAGCAGGCTTCCTAAATATCACCGTAGGGTTTATTATCGGAATGCTAGGTTGGTTCTATATCCTGTACGAGATCTTCTTCGGAGAAGCAGGAAAAGCTGCAGAGCGCGAAGCCAGCCCAGCAGTCAAATATGCTTATAAAGCAATGCGCTGGATTGTAACCGTTGGTTGGGCAATTTATCCAATCGGTTTCGTACTTGGTTATATGACAGGTACTGCAGATCAAGATGCACTAAACATCGTGTATAACTTTGCAGATTTGGTCAACAAAGTCGCGTTTGGTTTGCTAATATGGTACGCAGCAACTAGTGAAAGTCAGGGTGTAGCAGAGAAGCACGTTTAG
- the crtI gene encoding phytoene desaturase family protein, with translation MNKAVVIGGGFGGIASALRLRAKGYDVAIIDQRGRLGGRAQQHKIDGFVFDAGPTVVTVPFLFEELFSLFDKKMEDYINLVPVEPWYRFVFPDQSHFDYGGTIEDTLANIDEIEPDDKVGYMALLAQSEAIFDVGFTKLSDKPFHKISTMLAQVPALIRLKCHRTVWQMTCAYLKNDKLRQAFSIQPLLVGGNPFATTSIYSLIHFVERKWGVHFAMGGTGAMVDGLEKLMREEGIEIKLNTSVSSLTIEANRITQVHTNDGSFLCDKLVSNIDPKFLYRHLVPKENQKMGAKLKTKHAKSSMGLYVLHFGTTKKYSDVVHHTIWLGKRYEALLSDIFDKKILADDFSLYLHRPTATDPSMAPEGCDSFYVLAPVPNNLSGIDWAAKEQEYGDKIIEALERTIMPDLSAHIVHRFAKTPTDFEQDFSSVEGSGFSIAPSFQQSAWFRFHNKAEGPENLFLCGAGTHPGAGLPGVLSSAKVVDRLIAPASQ, from the coding sequence ATGAATAAGGCTGTTGTTATTGGGGGCGGATTTGGTGGCATAGCATCGGCGCTTCGACTGCGCGCAAAAGGCTACGACGTGGCTATTATAGATCAACGAGGACGTCTAGGTGGGCGTGCACAACAACATAAAATAGACGGATTTGTTTTTGACGCAGGGCCAACCGTCGTGACGGTACCTTTCTTATTCGAGGAACTCTTTTCACTGTTCGACAAAAAAATGGAAGATTATATCAATCTTGTTCCTGTTGAACCTTGGTATCGTTTTGTCTTCCCAGACCAGAGTCATTTCGATTATGGCGGCACCATTGAAGACACCCTAGCCAATATTGACGAAATTGAGCCAGATGATAAAGTCGGATATATGGCCTTATTGGCGCAGTCAGAAGCCATTTTTGATGTTGGCTTTACTAAGCTGTCAGATAAGCCATTTCATAAAATATCGACCATGTTGGCCCAAGTCCCGGCATTAATCAGGCTTAAGTGTCATCGTACCGTTTGGCAAATGACGTGTGCCTATTTAAAAAATGATAAATTACGACAAGCATTTTCTATTCAGCCTTTACTAGTCGGCGGAAATCCATTTGCAACAACCAGTATCTATAGCTTAATACATTTTGTAGAACGCAAATGGGGCGTTCATTTTGCCATGGGTGGGACCGGTGCGATGGTCGACGGCCTTGAAAAATTGATGCGGGAAGAAGGTATTGAAATAAAGCTTAATACTAGCGTTAGCAGTTTAACCATAGAGGCCAATCGTATCACGCAAGTACACACTAACGATGGTTCTTTTTTATGCGATAAACTAGTCTCAAATATCGATCCAAAATTCTTATATCGACATCTTGTACCCAAAGAAAACCAAAAAATGGGGGCCAAACTAAAAACCAAACATGCCAAGTCATCAATGGGTTTGTATGTGCTACATTTTGGCACCACCAAAAAGTACTCAGATGTAGTGCACCACACTATATGGTTGGGCAAGCGATACGAAGCGTTGTTGAGTGACATATTCGATAAAAAAATACTAGCAGATGACTTTTCTTTATACCTACATCGACCAACAGCAACCGACCCAAGCATGGCGCCCGAAGGGTGTGACTCCTTTTACGTGTTAGCACCAGTCCCTAATAATCTGTCGGGTATTGATTGGGCAGCGAAAGAGCAAGAGTATGGCGATAAAATAATCGAGGCACTTGAACGCACTATTATGCCGGATTTATCCGCCCATATCGTGCATCGTTTCGCGAAAACGCCTACAGATTTTGAACAGGACTTCAGCAGTGTAGAAGGCAGTGGATTTTCTATTGCACCATCATTTCAGCAATCTGCTTGGTTTCGCTTTCACAATAAGGCAGAAGGTCCAGAAAATTTATTTTTGTGCGGCGCAGGTACACATCCAGGCGCAGGATTGCCCGGTGTTTTATCATCGGCAAAAGTAGTAGACCGGCTCATTGCTCCAGCGAGTCAATAG
- a CDS encoding FimV/HubP family polar landmark protein: protein MDNMLYIIAGLVLILLIAVMVLRKNKAQKRPAQRAMQIGRNAAANAPISSTSKMYNINPAQNGSSSANRFDNITIALRFMDQQRYDKAIETLNRGLIEKPDDNQLLLQLLNVYATINQPDDFYRTYDAIKAHSDVATIEHADALRALFAEEHNQAISPGLTAASINSVNFESLEFDLPATQTSTPNVNADTVFDTLATENNTNIETGIPSRHSVPSERSEPVDNTNDMTATDANMDDIFDLTLDDLEADDPAADSLETEAAEPDATNFTPVDPLDAADAVNSLDTTDESLMTPANQDLDIIKNTDDDDFSLDVDFDFDFDLPEQSDSTPVSPVTVDGHLEEINLDEDDDFVLDFAELAADVDVDADADADADADADADADADADAESSTATDASVLVIEEDFILSLDSTDILDLNSDATTDSPKVTLPVETEKNATVNAGSTGALKNDGEDIRNPIRDSVRDTVNTETAADFAARFAADFDFIKTLDSHQVTLDLAGQYLKLGEYDSAKRLLNEVITLGNNEQQHQAQVLLDRTA, encoded by the coding sequence ATGGATAATATGCTATATATCATCGCTGGACTGGTACTTATTTTACTAATAGCCGTAATGGTGCTGCGTAAAAACAAAGCCCAGAAACGACCTGCACAGCGAGCTATGCAGATCGGTAGGAATGCTGCAGCCAATGCACCAATATCATCAACATCAAAAATGTATAACATAAATCCTGCTCAGAACGGATCTAGCAGCGCAAACAGGTTTGACAACATTACTATCGCTTTACGCTTTATGGATCAACAGCGTTATGACAAAGCTATTGAAACCCTAAATCGTGGTCTAATTGAAAAACCTGACGACAACCAACTGTTGCTCCAGTTACTTAACGTCTATGCTACGATTAATCAACCTGATGATTTTTATAGAACCTACGATGCTATAAAAGCCCATAGCGATGTAGCAACTATTGAGCACGCTGATGCGTTACGGGCATTGTTTGCCGAAGAGCACAATCAAGCAATATCTCCAGGCTTAACAGCAGCTAGTATCAACAGCGTTAACTTTGAAAGCTTAGAGTTTGACTTGCCCGCCACCCAAACTAGCACTCCTAACGTTAATGCAGATACTGTTTTTGATACGCTCGCTACTGAAAACAACACTAATATAGAAACGGGTATACCTAGCAGGCATTCAGTACCTAGCGAACGTTCAGAACCTGTCGATAATACCAACGATATGACCGCTACTGACGCTAATATGGATGATATTTTTGATCTTACCCTAGATGATTTAGAGGCCGATGATCCGGCAGCTGATAGTTTAGAGACTGAGGCCGCTGAGCCAGACGCTACTAACTTCACGCCAGTCGATCCATTAGATGCTGCCGATGCTGTCAATTCATTAGATACTACGGATGAATCCCTTATGACACCCGCTAACCAGGACCTAGATATTATTAAAAATACTGATGACGACGATTTTAGTCTTGATGTAGACTTTGATTTTGATTTTGATTTACCTGAGCAATCAGACTCTACTCCTGTGAGCCCAGTAACCGTTGATGGCCATCTAGAAGAAATTAACTTGGACGAGGATGATGATTTTGTCTTAGATTTTGCAGAGTTAGCAGCTGATGTTGACGTAGATGCTGATGCTGATGCTGATGCTGATGCTGATGCTGATGCTGATGCTGATGCTGATGCTGATGCTGAAAGTAGCACCGCTACCGATGCTTCTGTTCTAGTCATAGAAGAAGATTTTATATTATCCTTGGACAGTACTGACATATTAGATCTGAACTCTGATGCGACAACGGACTCGCCAAAAGTAACCCTCCCAGTCGAGACTGAGAAAAATGCGACTGTAAACGCTGGTAGTACTGGTGCGCTCAAAAACGATGGTGAAGATATTAGAAACCCTATTAGAGATAGTGTTAGAGACACTGTTAACACTGAAACGGCGGCAGACTTTGCAGCGCGTTTTGCAGCAGACTTTGATTTTATTAAAACGTTAGATAGTCATCAAGTGACTTTAGATTTAGCCGGTCAATACTTAAAACTGGGTGAATATGATAGTGCCAAACGTTTGCTTAATGAAGTGATAACCCTAGGTAATAACGAACAGCAACATCAAGCACAGGTGCTGCTCGACCGCACAGCTTAA